GTGCAGGTTTTTATATTGTGTTGTATGTTTTCGTTGGAAACTAGTTTTGATGTCCCTGCATTCATTTTGAATGCCATATGGTCATATGAATGAGTAATAAGCACAACTGTCGCCACCTAGCTTTCCAGGTGATTCACTCTGAAGCCTGCGGCTGACAAAAATGTAAGAAATTCAATTACAGCAGGATGTTACCAAATATGATGTCAAAATATATACAGTAAGTCAACATACCTGCTAGCTTATAGTGCCATCTGTTATTGGtggtagagatgcaccgattaaGACAtttgggccgataccgatactgATGTTTGAAATAACAATCTTGCCGATAACCAACGCCGatactgtttgtttgtgtttttgttgtcttCATTTTTGTTGTGGCAAGTAAACTAAAAAATATTCATAAAAAATCATAGCACAACATTTAACTATTGCAGACTTTATGCAAAGTAACATATAAACATCAGCCACTACCATCAATAAATATTATATAAATTTGCTGATAGCTTAGTCAACAATACCGATATCGGCTGATATCGATGTTGGGTTGATATCAGTGCATCTGGTGCAATTGGTGGTGTTTGCTAGGTATGTTTGTTAGTAAGTTAGCAGACCTATTGTGTATTTTAGACAAAAAATGTTACACATCTTCCAGGAAAACAAATAGTATTTTATGACCCAATGTGTTTGGTGTGATTCTGTGTGCCAAAGGAAATGCTAGAATTACTTGAAAGAAGATACTGTAGAACTTACTAAGAGAAGGATATGGTTACCTCACAACTTGAACTCTGGCTTCACTTTCAGTAAAAATAGTAGATTCAGTACAGTAGATTGGCTTCACTTTCAGTAGAAACAGTAGATTTACGCGGGGCgattaaaagttttttttaaaggaactGTGAGTGTGGTTCTTTTTCTTTATACTCAGTTATTTCATAAGAATGATGACCAAAAATGAGGACAGTCTTATCTTATATAACATTTGCCATTCAAAACGCTCTTCCCCAGTCCCATTAGCACAATGCATTAAATGTCATCTGTTATGTACAAGAGATTTCTGCTCTGTACATGCACAGCACATGGCATGAAAGGAACAGCAGTGTTTTTAACAGCTGTACATAGAAACTGCAGAGTGAGGGGGTGCTgaacaggaagtgtgtgtgtgtgtgtgcctgtgtgtgtgcaatgcatgtgtgcattctTCAAAGCTGGATTTATCTCTTCACACCCTCTGACTTTAGCCTTTTGTGTAATGGCAAGATTAGCAGCACAATAAAAACACTTCATAGTGTTTTATTTtagcacacccacacatacgcgcgcgcacacacacacacacacacacacacacacacacacacacacacacacacacacacacacacacacacacacacacacacccctcatctCTTCCCACACATACTTAAAGATATTTGGAGAAGAGATGCACAGTGGGGAACAGTACAAAAGAGAGAAGTGGACAAAGGAGGTGCTTCTGAAACATTGCATATACTGATCCCACATCAGTCTCCCAATACATCACTGTGTGAGGGCGGTGGAGGTTGAGGTGACAGTGAAACTGGTTGATGTGTGtaacaggagggagagagatagacagacagacagacaaatggtCAGATGGGCAGACAGTTCCCTCTGCAGCTGCGAACAACAGGTCTGCTGATTATGCCTGCTCTTCAGAGGGTCTGCACAGCGAAGAGCAGTTTGGCCTCATAAATTATTCCCACTGATCAAGCTGCCTTTTGAGTTCCCACTGTCACAtgcagggagtgtgtgtatatgtgtgtgtaatcagtGGCATGGTTGGAggggaaacacacagacacacatatatgtgGAGAGGGTATGATTGTCCTCTCTTCCAGTGAAAATCAAACAGTAGTGTTATTTTTTGTGGTTTAATGACTGTTTGATTTGGATCCGGGCTTACTACCAGATTACTACAATTACTTATAATCAATTGCACTTCCAATAAATATCACTTCTTCATTGTCAATGTTAATGAAAATGCCTTTACTCATAAAGGCTATTAATGTATCTGATATGAGAGCTGTAATTGCCTTACTGAAGACCAGTATTCTAGAGTTTCCACAGATTAAGTTTTTAATGCTTAATCTAGCCAGGAAAAGCAGTTGCAGTCAGCCTCCCTTTTCTTTGAAAAACATCTTCCTAAAGTCATCTATTTCTCTCCTCGGTAAAAGACTGTGTATGgtgtatgggagtgtgtgtgtctgtgtgtgtgtgagtaattcatgttttaaaaaaaaaaatatatatatatgtacagtaaTTCAAATCTCCATTTCCTGTTATGTAATTGCAGGATTGTACAATGGGGCCTCTGACCTCCATCTGCAGGCTCCTTCAGACCCAAATGAGTAGAGATGCATGGAGGACTGTGGTGTTGTGATCACCTCCAGTATTTCCTGTAAGCGATGGAGTATAAGGACCCTTCAGGGCTGACCAAGGATCTCAACAGCACAGTGTCAAATGATTCCCTCCTCCACGAggtctccttctccctcctcacTCCCAGCATGCACCTGGGCCCCCCGCTGCCGCCACCGTCCGCCGGCCCATGGCGCCTGTGGGCGCTGGTGGGCCTAACGCTGATGTTAGTGCTGACCAGTGTGGCGCTGCTGGCTAATGTGGCCGTGCTGGCGGTGGTGGTGCGGGCGGCGCACCTGCGGCAGCGGCTGGTGTTTGTTGGGCACCTGTGCGCCGTGGACCTGCTGTGTGCCACGCTGCTCATGCCCGCTGGCATGGTGGGCGCCTCGCCGCTCCTCTCTGGCACCACCAGCGCTCTCCTCGCCTCCTCGTCGGCGCTGCCGTGCCGCCTCTACGCCGGGCTCCACGCCACCCTCGTAGCCGCCTCCATCTTCACCGTCACCGCCATCAGTGTGGAGCGCTACTACTACATCGTCCACCCCATGCGCTACGAGGCCAAGATGACGGGCAGGCTggcggcggccatcttggctcTGCTGTGGCTGGTTTCGCTCCTGCTGGGCTTCGCCACCATGCTGGGCTGGCCGGCGGCGTCAGCCGCCCACGCCAAACTGAAGGCCCGCTCGCCGTCCTGCTGCTCGCTGCGCTGGAGCCACGGCGGCGGGCAGTGCTGGGGTTTCGCGCTGCTCTTCGCCAGCGTCTGCTTCTGTGTGCCGGCCGTGGTCATCCTCGGCGTCTACGGCAGCGTCTACAAGGTGGCCCGCGTGGCCGCGCGCCACCAGCACGGACCGATGGCCAGCTGGACCGGTAAGCCCGCCGTTGGCGGTCTGCCCAAGTGCCATTCGAACTCGATCAACAGCCAGACCACTATCGCCACGGTGACCAGCCGCTGGCACGGGTGCGCTGGGCCGGGGGCTCCGAGGTGGCGGAGGTCGCCACGCGGGAGCAAGGCGGCCGTGACGCTGGCCGTGATCGTGGGTCAGTTCCTGCTCTGCTGGCTGCCCTACTTCACCTTCCACCTGCGGCTATCTCTGGCCCCTCCGCACGGTGTGGCGTCCAATGGAGCTGAAGCCGTGGCTCCGGTCACCTGGCTGGCCTACTCCTCCTTCGCCGCCAACCCCTTCTTCTACGGCCTCCTCAACAGGCAGATCCGCGAAGAGCTGGCCAAGCTGCTGTGCTGTTGCCGACGGAAACACGCGGCCGTGCGGCCAGTTAGGACAGAGGTGGCCATTCCTGAGGGCGTGGCCCAGGACGACTTCCTGCATTTCCTGCAGAGGAGTAGCTACCTGGAGGGTACGCCCTCCACATGTAACAGCTCCACCCCCAGGACAATGCTGGACCAATCATGTGTTAGGATACCTGGACAAATTCCTGAGGAACTTGCATGATGCACTGTGAAGTCACATTTGACTGTGAAACCTTTCTCAGAGCAAGAAAAAATCTTGGTAATTAATCTATTATCAAATAAAGTGATTTATTACCAAATTATATCAGTAAATTAATTGATTTACGTCATGAAATTGTGCATTCATGTCTTATGAAGGTTTTTGCATGACAGAACATAACTTACATTTCATACAATAACAACAGTGAATTGATGACGATGTCATATCAAAGAATTGTTGTCCAACATGATTGAGTAGGCAACACAAAGTTAAACTAACATTCACAGTGCCCAGGTCTGGTTGAATAACCATACAACAATCAACTCAGGAACACATTGCTTCTACCACCATCTGGGTTTCTTTGAAGGACAGAAACAAAGTGCCGGTAAATCTGTGTTAGGCAACCAATGTTTGGTTATGTATTTGACATATGGAGAATGAGAATGACATTATCAGCTGATGTAAAATCTTTGATtaaatattgtattgtattgaagCAAAAATaagtcttatttatttattaattacaaTAATAATTGTAACAATGCATGTTACATTACGGAATGGATGGAACTAATGAATGAAACTAAAATGACAATTCGGTTTCAGATTGGGAGAAGGTTGCTGATATTGGAGCTCCCTTCTGTGCTGTTCTGATTGGCCAGGGTTGCTTGTCTCAGTCTGAGCCACTATGTCTGTTCCTACTTTACAGATTCAGGACATGTATGAACACCAGAGTTCTTTTTCTACTCAAAAGGCTCAGCCAGGAGACTGTGTGGAACAATTTACTGAATTTGAACAAAAGTGTAAGAATAACAgcctacacacatgcatttccATGCATTCAGTAGCACATCTAAGGTATCTGTGAGAGCATCCTTTGAGATGAGTGTCAGGATGTGCCCTCGTTGCAGAGACACTGCCCCACTCTCTGTGCCCTGCATGTTCTCTGTCATATATTACCGTTATGTAAGCAAGATAATCTCCCTAAACAGCTGGAAACCAACATTAAAACCCTTGCTTGACACTCCAGCCATGcaatccccacccccacccctcacacacaaacacaaaacaatcaacGTAATATGACAACTACCAATACAGCACATCGTTCAACCTGGACTGCGACTGGACATGACGGCCCGTGGCACACAACTCCGCTGTCTAGAGCAGGTGCTACATTCTgctgggaagaggagagagtgcaGTGTGAGTGGGATGCAGTTATTTTCAGAGCCAGCATTATTATTTAGTGGGCCGAGCAGATTAGTTTTAAAGGATCAGTCTGAATTTTACCGGATCATGACAGCAGAAGAGAACATCCATCACTACCCTGGATGGGAGGATTAAAAACGGCACAGAGGTGAGCACAAAAGAAACAGCGTGTGCTCAATCACCAGATGAAATCGCGCAGGTACCCCACTCCCAGTTGATCTGAATATTGCAtccatttacatttacagtgaCCCTTCTGCCCTTTAACCTCCACTTCTCTTACTGCTCTTAGTCCTGGTACTAGGGATATGTTGGCATTCTAAACAGGGCATCCTCTCAAAGGCATCCTATGGAAGTTTTTTACCTTTATATAACAGCTTTAGCAAGTCATTTTGATGGAAAAGATCGGAAAGTTGTAATAGGGATAATTGTCTGCTCCCCGGTGACATCttgcgagaatcgtgaaacattacctggtCAGTGGATATGGCTCTTTGGAAATAGTCTTCACCTGTTGCTAGTCCTTCGGCTCCAAAACAAgtccacacatactgtaccaatGTCCAGAATGGAAGGGCTCAAGCCATGAGAAGTATTTACAACTGCAAGGTAAAATATAAATACTTGGCGTCGCAACTCTAGGAGGAGCCCATTAACaaaatacctgaaactgcaTTGGATACTTTTAACCATATGCATGGCCTATGCGTATCAACATTGAGTATAAAACTACAGTATATAATAATCATATGGCAGCTGGGTTACCTGGAACCCCTGTCTGAATTCTGGCAGCTGGGTTACCTGAACCGTGCTCTATCCCAAATCTTCTAGTTACACCAATTTAGTTTTACCAGAGTCGTTAATGTTTAGCGTAGAATTAAAAGAATTCAGACTCATGACCAGCTGGTAAAATGCCAATGGAATGAATAAACCAAGGTCTGCTCAACAACCATGAGTTGAAAGTTGAAAGAATCAATTATTTGTCAGAACCAGATTTTAGTTTGGAGCTCTATAATCTTTGGTCAGAACTGTGACTGTGCAGTAAATCAAATTAACTTATGCAAAACTAATAATAATATGCGAGGCAAGGGGGCATTGTGCCAGCAATGCACTGGTTCATGGTATACAGTAACTCATTCGATTGCTTAAATATCAGGTAAAtaccgtggatctgcccaaggtttcttccttggtaagggagtttttccttgcccctgttgctcttgggtgctccttgttggtgccccccccccccaattccaatcctcccccacctttcttatgcagcccttgccacttaatctactaaacccctcttctactgcactttttacccccccactttgcacaaataggctgacaccagacataatttcactgcatttcttacttccagtaactatatgcatgtgacaataaacttccttgtatccttgtatacaTCACCTATTATCACTCAAAATATGCCCAAACAACTTTACCTATGCGTAGAGTTAGTCTATGATGCTATGAGGCATTACGGAATATTTCACAGAATCGGATGGAACACAGATGGAATCTGCAAGAGCTGTGGGTTTGGTCCAGCACATATGGTTTGCCTTCAAGCGGCATTTCTCACAGAGGGGGGTAAATGAGGACAGGAGATTATGAAGTGATTCAATTATCATCAGCACTGATGAAAATTatgtaaaactagatgtaccgcagagcggtacaaaatacgaccgccgcccagtccaggacattttttccacaaaaataaatcacgctgaaaatCCTATAttattctaactgtctcactaaattgcattatccacactcaattctcactggtatctgctagacaacaagtaccaaaacatgattagttcatagatttcacatgtaaaattcattttatacaaccccacccctatcttgcctgttcataattctgagaaattcttgaattgtgtgcatgtgtgcgtgcacacgtttatgtttatgtgtgtgtgtgtgtgtgcgtgcttgtgtgtttgtctgcgtgtgtttgtgcatgtgcatgcatgcgtacatatgtctactgtgtgagtatgtgtcatacgtatgattactgtgaatgtatgtgtgcgtgtgtatctgtttatgcacatgtgtgcacatggaatgggttaacatgacccctggaggcgaacatacagaaaaaattggtcatcctaggccctatacggttctcaagatattcacagaaaactgtgtctgccctaccctcctttcggggggtccagtacagcgggggggctacagatcaaaacgaaaaacgatggttccatgctatccatgtggggttacatgcccaccaagtttcgtataccccggtctttcagtgtcccaggaatccttgttggtgtacggtcactaaatgtacacataaattattttattgtaaggccccccatgaacgaaagttcacaaaagttggcatgcattaggaaggtgtcataatgatcctacactttcaatatcgtgcagttttgaccatgtcagccagagatattgtgatgaaaacacctaattttttgctttttaatttttaactaggtggcgctatacatgaaataagtggtaatgggatgggttgacatgcccccttaagaccaacatacaaaaaaaaggtggacctcctaggccctacggttctcgagatattcacagaaaactgtatccggccacctacaggccagttggtgtatagtaacataaattaatttattgtgtggccccccatgaacggaattccacgaaacttggcgtgcattcagagggtgtcataatgatattacacttccaattttgtgcagttttgactatgttaggtcacagatacctgcgattacaacacctcatttttacttttttgtgtttaactaggtggcgctatacatgaaatgagtggttatggaatgggttgacatggccccttgagatcaacatacaaaaaaaatggtcctcctaaaccttacggttctcgagatattcacagaaaactgtgtctgccctaccctcctttcggggggtgcagtccagcggggggggggctacagtgTCTTATTAACAGTGTCaagtgctctgtgtgtgctaGGACTCATCAACCAGTTTTAGCATAGTAATCACTCCAACTCCTCTTCTTAAACTACATAATAaactaaataaatgaaatataaccAAAAGTTAAAAAGAAATTAGGAAAGTAATAAAGTTAAGATGAAAAATGATAAAACACAGTTTTCTGTCATTTGTAAAATACCAGTCATACATATTTTGTCTTATCAATTAAATCCTATGTTTTCACAATGATCTCACAAGATTTTCTTCTGTGCTGTCCAGTTCCTTACGGTTTCCTTCCTATGACtaaagccagagactttctaatgaggagacacagcactcaaaaaattctccatagaaatgcatgggcttagtttgtaacgccaatatggcagttgtctacgcatatcacaccccttccgcggcaaaacgttgacatgtgtgaacacattgaaccaatcatgtggtgtgttgtgaagacatcgtgccaatcatgtgttgtgatcctgccgctggagcaagattgcagtagattggtgtcgtgaagccttgcgcacgcgcatttctgccgagatggatgcccgatgagtgcccaaaaagccgccgagtggagggactcgcctaaaaggactttgctaaagCCACAAACTTCATGCGAGCCTCATGATTGGAGGAGCATATGGACACAACAACAGATGTATagacccagagccatataaaggtagagttgcgacaatgggtgttcaaaattcgttaaggtctcgtggttcatgtaaacttcaaaaatttcccggaagtgattgacaatggattagaatgcattaaataagaTACTGTTCCATGAGAGACAGAGCCACAAGTTTGGATAATTGACAgccaataaatgcattgatatacaatatttataacacagtgtaattattgtgtaaactgtgtagttatcctaccattacaacaatattaaattaaattccagaccgtAGCCTGCTAACGGGtgacctttttttctcccttttacaTGTGTCACTCATTAATTTCTGTACCAATTAAAACCAAGATGgaagattctttagaaaacgcaatagcacccaccccataagtgtagaCTAGGCCTATCTAAATTATCGTTATAAAAAAAATTACCTCCTAGCTgtacagtgtttttgagaccagcctacaaaagcgcatggagctCCAGTGAtgtgtaatggtgggcatgttaagttaaccgtagcattacctacacagtagcctaaccccatggtaatgcgagtgatcataataacatataaaacgtgatatagtccttgataaataaccaggctataaactcataaacaacagcattttgtcaccgttgtcattcaccgtgctgtgaatacagcactaagatgctaggctaaagagcttgagattcagagaacctgcatggttgtgctcatcctgtcagaaaatagcaatttgatcagtgatcatgcatcatatcagcgcaagcttggtttgaaactttctGGGGATGGGGTTTACACAATCCTTCACTGGGCTagtgcctgctgtgttaatatgaccgtgctaatgctaacagctgcagctccatcaaatctatataggttctcatgcatattaggctagcttttgccaatgaaaatgaatgcaacataaaaaaaacagtcctgcccctaactgaagaaacgtttacgttaccatcaatgttaacaacaaactccgcttcactgctgcaaacaaagttggctatatgcttcgccatataacgaaccagctagccttgtgataacaaaatcttttccttttgtttagtccactgaaagttatccacatatcaaacgattaaatacacggttatggaggaattgttttggggaagcagttgcactatatcccacttttgctgcctttaaaccacttaaatccatagcctagatgagcattgcgcTTATGTTACAACTTGACGTGATGGTAAAGCTAAATGCCCGAGAAACAtcacgtcataaaagttgtactaaacgcaaaaacttaatgacagctgTTCGCGGTGTAgcctagtgctgcctaattgaaatgggataggcaGTTATATTCGG
Above is a genomic segment from Alosa sapidissima isolate fAloSap1 chromosome 4, fAloSap1.pri, whole genome shotgun sequence containing:
- the LOC121707245 gene encoding probable G-protein coupled receptor, encoding MEYKDPSGLTKDLNSTVSNDSLLHEVSFSLLTPSMHLGPPLPPPSAGPWRLWALVGLTLMLVLTSVALLANVAVLAVVVRAAHLRQRLVFVGHLCAVDLLCATLLMPAGMVGASPLLSGTTSALLASSSALPCRLYAGLHATLVAASIFTVTAISVERYYYIVHPMRYEAKMTGRLAAAILALLWLVSLLLGFATMLGWPAASAAHAKLKARSPSCCSLRWSHGGGQCWGFALLFASVCFCVPAVVILGVYGSVYKVARVAARHQHGPMASWTGKPAVGGLPKCHSNSINSQTTIATVTSRWHGCAGPGAPRWRRSPRGSKAAVTLAVIVGQFLLCWLPYFTFHLRLSLAPPHGVASNGAEAVAPVTWLAYSSFAANPFFYGLLNRQIREELAKLLCCCRRKHAAVRPVRTEVAIPEGVAQDDFLHFLQRSSYLEGTPSTCNSSTPRTMLDQSCVRIPGQIPEELA